A region from the Triticum urartu cultivar G1812 chromosome 1, Tu2.1, whole genome shotgun sequence genome encodes:
- the LOC125522234 gene encoding probable sarcosine oxidase produces the protein MAAADAAGDLGRADFDVIVVGAGIMGSCAAHAAASRGARTLLLERFDLLHDLGSSHGHSRTIRDAYPKARYPPMVRLARRLWGDAQADAGYRVLTPSPHLAMGPRSNAALLAAVGNGGGAEVDLAGRWGGGVFRVPDGWVTAVSELGGGVLDATKAVAMFQALAVKKGAVVRDNKEVVGIVKEEGGAGVRVTTSDGEEFHGAKCIVTVGAWTSKLVGSVAGLELPIQPLHMLTLYWKIRPGHEHELTAAAGFPTFSSYGDPHVYSTPSLELPGLIKINYDGGPPCDPNSRDWVSGGGDAADRVARWIEEFMPGHVVTDGGPVVRQSCMYSMTPDKDFVIDFLGGEFGQDVVLGAGFSGHGFKMGPAVGMILAELAIDGEARTAAEAGVELRHFKINQFKGNPMGNSKDD, from the coding sequence ATGGCCGCCGCAGACGCCGCCGGTGACCTCGGCCGGGCCGATTTCGACGTGATCGTGGTGGGCGCGGGCATCATGGGCAGCTGCGCGGCGCACGCGGCGGCGTCCCGCGGCGCCCGGACCCTCCTCCTCGAGCGCTTCGACCTGCTCCACGACCTCGGCTCCTCGCACGGCCACTCCCGCACCATCCGCGACGCCTACCCGAAGGCGCGCTACCCGCCCATGGtccgcctcgcccgccgcctcTGGGGCGACGCCCAGGCCGACGCCGGCTACCGCGTGCTCACCCCGTCGCCGCACCTCGCCATGGGCCCGCGCAGCAACGCCGCGCTCCTCGCCGCCGTCGGGAACGGGGGCGGCGCGGAGGTGGATCTGGCCGGGAGGTGGGGCGGCGGCGTGTTCCGCGTCCCCGACGGGTGGGTGACGGCCGTGAGCGAGCTCGGCGGCGGCGTGCTGGACGCCACCAAGGCCGTCGCCATGTTCCAGGCGCTGGCCGTCAAGAAGGGCGCCGTCGTCAGGGACAACAAGGAGGTCGTCGGCATCGTCAAGGAGGAGGGAGGGGCCGGTGTCCGGGTGACGACGAGCGACGGCGAGGAGTTCCACGGCGCCAAATGCATCGTCACCGTCGGCGCATGGACGAGCAAGCTGGTCGGGTCCGTCGCCGGCCTGGAGCTGCCCATCCAGCCGCTGCACATGCTCACCCTGTACTGGAAGATCAGGCCAGGCCACGAGCACGAGCTCACTGCGGCGGCCGGGTTCCCGACGTTCTCCAGCTACGGGGACCCCCACGTGTACAGCACGCCGTCGCTGGAGCTCCCGGGCCTCATCAAAATCAACTACGACGGCGGGCCGCCGTGCGACCCCAACAGCCGGGACTGGGTCTCCGGTGGTGGCGACGCCGCCGATCGGGTCGCGCGGTGGATCGAGGAGTTCATGCCGGGACACGTGGTGACCGACGGCGGGCCGGTCGTTCGGCAGTCATGCATGTACTCCATGACTCCGGACAAAGACTTCGTGATCGACTTCCTCGGCGGGGAGTTCGGCCAGGACGTGGTGCTCGGGGCCGGGTTCTCTGGGCATGGGTTCAAGATGGGGCCGGCGGTGGGGATGATCCTCGCCGAGCTGGCCATCGACGGCGAGGCCAGGACCGCGGCAGAGGCCGGGGTTGAGCTCCGGCACTTTAAAATCAACCAGTTTAAGGGCAATCCCATGGGTAACAGCAAGGATGATTAA